Part of the Phragmites australis chromosome 23, lpPhrAust1.1, whole genome shotgun sequence genome is shown below.
TCGGCCTCACCATGTGTTACGCCGACCGTAACTGGGCCGAGTGCCAGAGCTGCCTCCAAGTCGCGGCCGCAGGGGTGCAGCATGTGTGCCCGTTAAGCCGGCAGGTTAAGGCCTGCTACGACGCCTGCGTCCTCCGCTACTCCAACGAGTCCTTCCTGTCCGTCGCCGACCTCGACATGGCGTGGTACGTGTTGTCGCCCAACTCCTTCGTCACCGATATGGCCAGCATGAACGCCACACGGTGGAGTCTGATGACCGGGCTCGTGGCCGAGGCCGCCAGCTCCTCGCTGCGGTTCGCCAATGATAGCAAGGGGTACACGGACTCGCGAGGCGACTCGCAGGTGATTTACGGGCTGACGCAGTGCACGAGGGACCTGAACGCCAGCGAGTGCACCAGGTGCCTCACGTACTTCATCCCGGAGCTGTCGCGCTTGCTACCTAACTACACCTACGGCACAGTCAAGGGCTACAGCTGCTATTTGGCGTACCAGATCGGGAAAGACCTTGGCATAACCATTCCGCCTGAAATAGCAGCGCCGCCACTGCCGCCTCCGTCGACGACTCTGCTGCCACCAAGTTAGTATCCATTGAACTAGTTTTTTATGGTCACTAATTTGCACATCATAAGATGTCCACACCGTACATCGGCGATTTTCGGTTCTATCGGCCACCCCCAATATTTGGTTTACCGGCcaaaatattcaaatttgacCCAAATTTGATCCGAAATCAGACTGAAAATTTCCGATTTTCAGAAATATCGGTCTTACCGGtgttctccgattttttttaaaaaatctgaaAGCCTGAACCCTGGTGGTATGTACAATTTATGTGTTATAGATCCATCGCCTCCCCCTGGCCCATCGGCGACGCTGGTGGCCGGCGTGACTGTTGGTTCCGTGGCGTTCATCATCTGCACTGGTATCATGGTTTGGTTCCTGTTGCGTCACCGCAGGCGAAAGGCAAGAGAGCACGAACTAGCTGTGTTCCAAGACGAGCCATTGGAAGACGAGTTCGCGGATGGGATAGGACCGAGGCGATTCCTCTTCAGCGAGCTAGCCGTCGCAACCAGCTCCTTCTCTACTGAGGAGAAACTTGGTGAAGGAGGCTTCGGGTCGGTGTACCACGGGTACTTGAAGGATTTGAACCTTCATGTTGCCATAAAAAGAGTGTCCAAGAGCTCCCACCAGGGGAGGAAGGAGTACATTTCTGAGGTGAATATTATAAGCCGGCTGAGGCATCGAAACCTCGTGCAGCTCATCGGCTGGTGCCATGGCGGCAGCGAGCTCTTGCTTGTCTACGAGCTCATGCCCAACGGGAGCCTTGACACTCATATCCACAACCAGAACAATATGTTGTCATGGCCGCTAAGGTACTAAACTACTATATACATGCTTTTTTTTAGCTCTTCTTCTATTTGTGCTCCTCATTTTTCTAGCTGATATGCGATacatttttagaattataaaTGCTTCAACTTACAGTGTTATGGACTGTACATAGGAATGAGATCGTGCTCGGAATCGGCTCCGCACTTCTGTACCTTCATCAGGAGTGGGAGCAGTGCGTTCTGCACCGTGACATCAAGCCGAGCAACGTTATGCTGGACGCCTTCTTCAACGCCAAGCTCGGTGACTTCGGACTCGCGAGGCTTGTCGACCACAACCGAGAGTCGCACACGACGGCGCTCGCCGGCACGATGGGGTACATGGATCCTGAATGCATGGTCACCGGGACGGCCAGCACCACGTccgacgtgtacagcttcggaGTTGTCGTCCTCGAGATTGCTTGTGGCAGGCGGCCAATCGTGGATGTTCGAGAAACCGAAGAACCCACCATCAAGCACCTGGTGCAATGGGTCTGGGAATTTTACGGCCGTGGAAGGATCCTTGACGCAGCCGATTCGCGGCTGAACGGCGAATTCGACAGTGAAGAGATGGAGCGAGTGATGGTCACCGCGCTGTGGTGCGCGCACCCTGATCGTGCCATGAGGCCCTCCATCAGGCAGGCGGTCAACGTGCTGCGGCTCGAGGCGCCATCGCCGAGCCTCCCTGCGAAGATGCCCATCGCGACGTTCCTGCCACCGGGCAATCACTTCCTGTCTGAATCTGGGGGTGTGACCGGCAGCAGCGGCAGCGCAGGCACCACTCGTTCAAGCATTGGTACGGAGGCTTCTTCTTTGTTGAGATGACATTTGTACGGATCGTGATCAAATAATGTTGATTTCTGGTGTGTATCACACTTTTTCTATGCGAATATTTGCACTCTGTAAAGCGGTTTGTTTCTTTTGAACACTCTATTGCTCgttacactactacaaaattaaTTATAAGTATCGCTCATCAATGTCGGGTGGGACAAAATCAACACTAATAGAGTATCAGTACTGGTTCGTAGCGAAACTACCACCCATTCATTCAGGTAAAAACTGACACCGTTACTACTCTAGACCtgagattttattttatttatttcattgCAGTTTTGGCTTTGGTCACGTCCGCCTGCTCTCTTCCTTATCTCTTCGCTCTCTCTGTCGGCTCTATTCAACCACAACCACTCATTTATCTCTCggcctctcttcctctcactTCCCATCCTACCTCCACAGCCATGGAGCCCCGGACGGAGCCAGAGCGCGCCAGGAGCCAGGGGCTCCAAGCCTGGCTGCTGCAATATTGTTTATGCCATCGAGTGCGATGTTGTTTATgccatttgtttatgcaatCGAATGCTGCAATACTCAGCTTGTTTATGCCATCGAGTGCGTCTCAATATTGAAGCCATGAATTTAGACCGTCAGCCCTGTAGTCTCATGCCATTTGTTTATGTGCTATCCCGTAATCTATATTTGAGTTAATTTGTTCTTTGTTAGTGTATGGTTGAGATAGTTGTTTTGATTGTGTTTttgtgtttgagatgagtatatAGATGAGATGAGTTGATTTATGCTTGTATTCGTATGGATGAGGTTAGTCGATTTGTGCTCGTACGGGAGAGGTTGACGGAGGAGCGGCAGAgcaaaggagagaggagagcaggTGCTCATTGAGGATGGACGGCGCGTGGCCGAGCTACTGCTGCTTCTGGTGGCGGTCGTGTGATGCGGCGGCGGAGCACGCTAGCGTACCGGTAGCCGAGCCGGCTCGGCTCTTTTTTTGGCTCGTGATCCacctatcactgctggttcgtagctcgaaccggtagtgatagtgagtTTTGTGTTAGTTCCTCAACTGGCATTGATACTCAGTTAGTAAAGAATGTCGGTTGAAAAATCGATATTGAAGctgtttttcaaccggcactaaagccgtttttcaaccggcactcttgTGTCTTTTTACAGTAGTGTTAAAATTATTTCTGTGTTGGATGAATTCTTCGCATAAGAAAATTTGTGGATTCCGGTTGTGACTTAACATGAGTCATCATGACTATGGGCCTCACATGCTAGTCAAGTAAGCGTGACCTGTAGAGAGAGGTGCCCAAGAAGTGATTTCTGGAACCAGCGTCGATCTCGTCGTCTCCTATCCTCCGACGGCTTCTCCGACCCCAGAGGAGGAGGGGGTCGGCTAGATCGGCGTCCGGCGTAGTTGGTAGGGTAGGTTGTGATTCTTAGGTTTAGTTTTAGATGCTTTAGGTCTCCGTAGGTCAGTAGTTCTAGTTTCCTATATGGAGTAGTCGATGGAGGCTCCCTGCTGGCTTTTGGTCCTCCGCGGTGTGTCCAGCGAGGTTGTTAGTGTCTTCGGTAGTTGTTTCGGGAGGTATGTGTGTGATAGTTTATTGTTTGTGAAAGGAGGAAGGGGGATTTTGTCGATCCCCTTTTTTGTGTGTGCATCTGGGGTCGCCAGGTTCCGATTCGGTGATGCCTGGGTTGGGGTCTGGGCCTCCATCTTCGATGGCATTGGAGATGGCGGTGCCTTGTGTGGTTGcttcctttgtttctttcatctgGGAGATGGCTGATTGGCTTTCATCGGTTTAGATGCGTCTTGGAAGTTCTAGGGTGTTGGATGTTACGTTTTTACCCAGGTTTGGAGCTCCCTTCGATGGAGCAAGAGGATTGGGCTCGGTTTGCTTCTGTGCAACGGAAGGAATAGGAGTCAGCGAAGAAGATAAAAAGGATCCACAGGGGCTTTTCTGTAATTTTACTTTTCTCCAGGGTCCTTTATGTTTTTGGATGTTCTGGGCTGACAATTTAATATAATCccctttcgcaaaaaaaaaagtaagcgTGACCTGGCAACTTTTGCTGCTGGAGATTTTTTTCGTGTTGCTTGAAGGACAATTTTGATGACCGTACACAAACGTGTTCAGGACTACTATTTTTGCTacctaagaccatctccagcgGCGCCCGTATCCCAGCCGCAAAGAACTGTTGGTCCAGAAAAATCCCCCGAGGCCGGCCGCATCCATCTCCAGCGGGTACCGCATCCGGGTGAACAGGGAAGCGGGGCGGCTCTTCGCGTCGGCAAAACTGCGGGGAGATGCGGGCGCCGCATCACTGTGCGCGAGCGGATTCCCGCAGCGGCCGTTGTTCCCGCGGAGAGGAGGAAGGTGAACTGGCGAGTGGTTGCAGCGACGAGGCGGGGACGGTAGGGGGCCATCACAAGCGTGCTGCCTCCGGCGACCCGGGCGACGACGCGGCATCGGCGGCTTCCACACCTTCGGTCTGCTCGGCCGCCGGCGCCCTAGCGACACCGTGGTCGGCCCCCAACCTGTGGTAAGCCTCAAACGCCGAGATCCATGGGTAGTTGTCGCGGTTGGGCTAGTGCTGCGGTGGGCTGCCGTGGGCAATGGCGGGGATAGGCGGATGTAGCCGGTGTAGGGATTCTTCCTCCGATGTGCAATTCTTCCTCCGAGTTGGTACAAAATCCTGCGGTGTAGGTGAAGTTCCTGCGATTTGCAATGGTGTAGGGATTCTTCCTCGGTGGATTTCTCAAATTGGTTGGGGAGGTGAACGGATCTGGGGGGTGGCACTTGGAAAAAGCTGATGTAGCAAGCAATTTCTTTCTGTGCATTGAAACCGAACTGAAGATTTGCCGAAAAATGGGAGGGTGGAAGGATTTTGTACCAACTCGGGTTGCATCTTTAGAGTGAATAGAGTTCATTTGCTGTTTGTAGCGTTTATGGGGTGCTCTGATATGGTTTGGCAATGCCAAATCCCATTTGTTCATGGTTTGTATGTGCCTAGGATTTGTGTACCTGCACTTGTTGGTTCATAGTGGTGTGGTGTTGTATGTTTGAGGTCTGTTGGCTGCTGCCGTGAGGAAATACAAATTCAAGTTCACCCAAAATTTGGTGGTGGAATGTAGGACCCTAGAGTGCAAATGAAGGAGAAGCATCAGGTAGTGATCCTGCAAATGAGGTGACAAATTGGTACCTGCAGGTTGGTGGGTTTGTTACAATTGTTTGGGTCTATAGGCAGTGCTGGGAGTTGTACATTTGAAGTAGCTGAACTCTGTGTAAATGGAATGGTGCCAAATTGATAACCTAATTCAGTGGAAGTGCATCTCACTTAAATACATACAAATTTAGTGGAAGTGCATCTCACTTAAATAATTGGAATTTTTTTGGTTTGAGGTACTGGTAGCAAAACCTGGTAGTAAAGTTTGAGTTCATGTATGCATAATGTGAAATAAGGGGTCATTTGACAGGGGAGGCATGAAACCTTGTTCAAGTCTTTGTTATGAATGGACAATCATGCTGACAATGCTGTGTTCATACTCGGTAGCAGTGTCCAATGTTGATGCACCTCATGCTTCATACTTGTAGGATGTTCTGTTTGTCGGCTAACCACCTCATGCTCCATGCTTCAATGAAAGTGCAATTCACTGAGACATTGGCATTGAGGGTGatgcaaatgaaataatagGTTCTGCTGACTTAACTGCAATTAATGTGTTGAAGTCTTGATGGTAGTGAGAGCTTTACCCAAGGGGGGACAGTACTGAAAGTGAACCATAGACTAGAAGTATGTTGTGTTTATGTATCCTACCTTCATGACATTTGTAGTTTGTCGCTTTAGTCTTCGCTCTCATTGGTTGTAGATGGACACCGCCGAGCTAGCCGATCTTGTGACGAAGATGCAAGGCCGTGTGCAGGTGGCGGCTGATGCTTTGCAGAAGGTGGTTAGCGATAACCTAAGCCCGGACAGCACCCCTGGTGCCGTGGACCTGAACATGGCACTGCTTCAGGTCGACACCATTGTGGCGGACCTTCAACAACTTGGGTTCGAAGTAGAAGATGCACTGAACCGTGTTGGGCACGACGACAATGGGACCGACAACTCGGTGCAGGAAGGTTCTGCATCATTGGACGTTGACGACGATGACGTGGTTCCCGTTGACTGGAGCCCGGATGAGTTACTTTGTTCGGATGATAGCATGCCCTACGAATCCGATCGTTCTGGTAGCATTTAGTCGGGGATGGTTTGCAAAGTATGTGGTCCAATAGTAATGTGTTATGCATGTGTGATTGCCCTAGGCTAAACAATTTGTGTGTGAACTCATGAGCTACGTTATGTGTCCATGTACCAATTTGTCTGTGAACTCCTTATGGCAGCTTGAACTTTGTTGCTTCATGTGCTACGTTTTGTGACAATGTACCTTTGGAGATCTGTTGGACCATACTGATTTCGTTACAATGCATCTCCATTTGCTATTGTTGTTGTGTGCAGGGAAGCGATGGAGTATGCCGGGTTCCTTCGTGGCG
Proteins encoded:
- the LOC133906639 gene encoding L-type lectin-domain containing receptor kinase IX.1-like, with amino-acid sequence MAPRRILLLAVVLLFCGTAVVVVGERYLPGAKVCSTTGNFTIYGQYQVNLGDLMGDLPPRAIANRGFFDSTIGSAPDTIFGLTMCYADRNWAECQSCLQVAAAGVQHVCPLSRQVKACYDACVLRYSNESFLSVADLDMAWYVLSPNSFVTDMASMNATRWSLMTGLVAEAASSSLRFANDSKGYTDSRGDSQVIYGLTQCTRDLNASECTRCLTYFIPELSRLLPNYTYGTVKGYSCYLAYQIGKDLGITIPPEIAAPPLPPPSTTLLPPNPSPPPGPSATLVAGVTVGSVAFIICTGIMVWFLLRHRRRKAREHELAVFQDEPLEDEFADGIGPRRFLFSELAVATSSFSTEEKLGEGGFGSVYHGYLKDLNLHVAIKRVSKSSHQGRKEYISEVNIISRLRHRNLVQLIGWCHGGSELLLVYELMPNGSLDTHIHNQNNMLSWPLRNEIVLGIGSALLYLHQEWEQCVLHRDIKPSNVMLDAFFNAKLGDFGLARLVDHNRESHTTALAGTMGYMDPECMVTGTASTTSDVYSFGVVVLEIACGRRPIVDVRETEEPTIKHLVQWVWEFYGRGRILDAADSRLNGEFDSEEMERVMVTALWCAHPDRAMRPSIRQAVNVLRLEAPSPSLPAKMPIATFLPPGNHFLSESGGVTGSSGSAGTTRSSIGTEASSLLR